Genomic DNA from Equus quagga isolate Etosha38 unplaced genomic scaffold, UCLA_HA_Equagga_1.0 204757_RagTag, whole genome shotgun sequence:
CCGGTGTTTGGTCGTGGGAGGGACTGGGGCCTGGGGACAGAACTtcaccctctctccccttccccaggaagCCCCTCTTCCTGCAGCTGTGTGACTGAGGAGCAGCAGGGCTCCTGGCCCCTGGTACTCACCCTGATCAGAGGGGCGCTCATGGGGGCTGGCTTCCTCCTCACCTATGGCCTCACCTGGATCTACTACACCAGGTGAGCAGGCCTGGCCCTCTCTGGGGAAGTCCAGTGATTGGCCCCTGAGTTCCAGGTGGGGCTGAGCTGTCCCATCCTGCCTGGAGTCAGAGTCAAAGTGTCGGACTCTAATCTGAGACCCGTGTTGGCTCTGCAGGTGTGTAGGGCCCCAGGGCACAGGGTTGAAGGCCTGACTGAGGATGCCTCCTTCTTAAGAGATTGAGGAGTTGACATGGAGCCCAGAGGGGCAGACGTGGGGACATCACTCTCAGCACCTCCCTGGAAACTCTCGTCTCAAATCCTGTCTCATCTGTACTCACGGATTTCAATTTGTGGAGTTCGCAACCTGGAGAGGTCAATGCCATTGAAAgaagatttttattacttccatttCTGGAGAGAAGGTGGCACGTCACCCCCGGCAGCGCCACAGGGGAGGCACCTGTTTGCGTCAGGAGACAGAAGCAGGTGCATGGAAGCCTAGGCCAGGGCGTTTCTTGGGGTTTCCCCAGGAAAGGCAAGTTAGGGCAGGGCACACGGTTTAGAATCAGGGAGCTTGAACAATTCTGGTGGGCTTTGCGCAACCGGGGTGGtctctagttgtctggtacctggtccTGGGCGATTGGGGCAGGAGAAATAGTGTCTTGGTGTGTGGGAGTTAG
This window encodes:
- the LOC124233548 gene encoding sialic acid-binding Ig-like lectin 14 — its product is MSWSREGKALSPSQPSAPGVLELPQVGAGDGGEFTCRAQNPLGSQHVSFSLSVQRSPSSCSCVTEEQQGSWPLVLTLIRGALMGAGFLLTYGLTWIYYTRCVGPQGTGLKA